A genomic window from Diospyros lotus cultivar Yz01 chromosome 2, ASM1463336v1, whole genome shotgun sequence includes:
- the LOC127795173 gene encoding LIM domain-containing protein WLIM1-like translates to MATFGGTTQKCKACEKTVYLVDQLAVDGKVYHRPCFRCHHCKGTLKLGNYSSFEGVLYCKPHFDQLFKMTGSLDKSFESAPKTVRVNRSAYQGHNNSKVSSLFAGTQDKCVACKKTVYPIEKVAVDGKSYHRPCFKCARGGCVISPSNYVAHEHRLYCRHHHSQLFKEKGNFSQLDNH, encoded by the exons ATGGCCACTTTTGGAGGAACAACTCAAAAGTGTAAAGCCTGTGAGAAGACAGTTTACTTGGTGGATCAGCTTGCTGTTGATGGCAAAGTCTATCACAGGCCTTGCTTCAGGTGCCACCACTGCAAGGGCACCCTCAAG CTTGGTAACTACAGCTCGTTTGAGGGTGTCCTGTACTGTAAGCCTCACTTCGATCAATTGTTTAAGATGACGGGCAGCTTGGACAAAAGTTTTGAAA GTGCTCCAAAAACTGTGAGAGTCAACAGATCTGCATATCAG GGCCACAACAACAGCAAAGTTTCAAGCCTTTTTGCGGGAACTCAAGACAAGTGTGTTGCATGCAAGAAAACTGTTTACCCTATCGAAAAG GTGGCGGTTGACGGCAAGTCGTATCACAGGCCGTGTTTCAAGTGCGCTCGTGGAGGCTGCGTGATCAGCCCGTCGAACTACGTGGCACACGAGCATCGGCTCTACTGCAGGCACCACCATTCCCAGCTTTTCAAGGAGAAGGGAAACTTCAGCCAACTCGACAATCACTGA
- the LOC127796042 gene encoding pentatricopeptide repeat-containing protein At3g62890-like: MHASSGNKVIALPGLTTGRLHFCSSTTFLAIRRSTKNDPFVQSNPKSLSELLSHRPRLPQLKQIHAQVVVFQAVSSYPSLPDSLIHCYVSSKDLTSARTLFNYYPFPPPPTLLWNILIRAHSKLRNCQEPFKLFRQMLALDPASLVFPDKYTFTFVVTSCSHQADLVNGEIVHGMAGKKGLESDLYVGNALISMYSVFGKMEDAHKVFDEMSDWDVFSWTSLLCGYAKHGDMCRACEIFVQIPVRNSVSWTVMISGFVGAGKYVEALNNFHDMLCDDKVQANEAIIVCALSACAHLGALDQGNWIHVYIGKLRIPESSNICTALIDTYAKCGRIDCATRVFNGLSRRDVHNYTSMISGLAIHGLGKDALHVFHQMLAENVDPNEVTLLGVLNGCSHSGLVEDGSSIFYNMESLWGVMPKIEHYGCYVDLLSRAGCLERAFDMVKSMPMNPDIVIWRALLNGCRIHRNANLAECIVNHIGQVVSRGCNGGEVLLSNLYASLGRWEGVAQVRKLMGERKAESNLGLSWIELGGVFHEFQVADSLHPQITEIRHKLKEVMEKARLGGYVANTMQVSFDLNEEDKEQAVAWHSEKLAVAFALMSTPPGTSIRIVKNLRTCEDCHTALKAISKVYGREIIVRDRSRFHSFRQGDCSCNDYW, from the coding sequence ATGCATGCATCTTCGGGGAACAAAGTTATAGCCCTCCCAGGTCTTACGACGGGTcgtcttcatttttgttcatcCACCACGTTTCTCGCCATTCGCAGATCAACCAAGAACGACCCCTTTGTCCAGTCAAACCCTAAGTCACTCTCCGAGCTACTCAGCCATCGTCCAAGGCTCCCCCAGCTCAAGCAAATCCACGCCCAAGTTGTTGTCTTCCAAGCGGTTTCTTCCTATCCTTCTCTACCCGACTCTCTCATCCACTGTTACGTCTCTTCCAAGGACTTAACCAGCGCCCGAACCTTATTTAATTACTACCCTTTCCCTCCCCCTCCCACTTTGCTATGGAATATCTTGATCAGAGCTCATTCCAAGTTGCGCAATTGTCAAGAACCCTTCAAACTGTTCCGCCAAATGCTTGCCTTAGACCCCGCCTCCCTTGTTTTCCCGGACAAATACACGTTCACTTTTGTCGTCACTTCGTGTTCGCATCAAGCGGACTTGGTGAATGGAGAAATTGTTCATGGGATGGCAGGGAAAAAGGGGCTCGAGTCAGATTTGTACGTGGGCAATGCCTTGATCAGTATGTATTCTGTGTTTGGGAAAATGGAGGATGCCCATAAAGTGTTTGATGAAATGTCTGATTGGGATGTGTTCTCGTGGACTAGTCTGCTTTGTGGGTATGCAAAACATGGGGACATGTGTAGGGCCTGCGAAATTTTTGTCCAGATACCAGTGCGTAATAGTGTATCTTGGACCGTTATGATTTCCGGTTTTGTTGGAGCTGGAAAGTATGTCGAAGCGCTTAATAATTTTCATGACATGCTATGCGATGATAAGGTCCAGGCCAATGAGGCCATTATCGTCTGTGCACTCTCAGCTTGTGCTCATCTCGGGGCCTTAGATCAAGGAAATTGGATTCATGTTTATATAGGCAAGCTTAGAATTCCAGAGAGCTCAAACATTTGTACTGCTCTCATTGATACGTATGCTAAATGTGGGAGGATAGATTGTGCTACTCGAGTTTTTAATGGACTCTCTAGACGGGACGTTCACAATTATACGAGTATGATTTCAGGCTTAGCGATTCATGGACTTGGTAAGGATGCTTTGCATGTTTTCCACCAAATGTTGGCTGAGAATGTAGATCCCAATGAGGTCACCTTGCTGGGGGTTTTAAATGGTTGTAGCCATTCTGGACTTGTAGAGGATGGTTCTTCAATCTTCTACAATATGGAGAGCTTGTGGGGGGTTATGCCCAAAATTGAGCACTATGGGTGTTATGTTGATCTACTCAGCCGTGCAGGTTGCTTAGAAAGGGCATTCGATATGGTCAAGAGCATGCCTATGAACCCTGACATTGTTATATGGAGGGCTTTGCTTAACGGCTGCAGAATCCATCGAAATGCTAATCTTGCGGAGTGCATTGTAAATCACATCGGACAAGTGGTCTCTCGTGGTTGTAATGGGGGTGAGGTGCTTCTTTCGAACTTGTATGCTTCTCTAGGTAGATGGGAAGGAGTGGCTCAAGTGAGGAAGCTAATGGGTGAAAGAAAGGCAGAATCAAACCTTGGGCTCAGTTGGATTGAGTTGGGTGGTGTTTTTCACGAGTTCCAAGTTGCTGATAGCTTGCATCCACAGATAACAGAAATACGGCACAAGTTGAAGGAAGTTATGGAGAAGGCAAGGCTGGGAGGCTATGTTGCGAATACGATGCAAgtttcatttgatttgaatgaGGAAGACAAAGAGCAAGCTGTGGCCTGGCACAGTGAAAAGTTAGCTGTCGCTTTTGCCCTGATGAGCACTCCACCAGGGACTTCGATTAGAATAGTAAAAAATTTGAGGACTTGTGAAGATTGCCACACTGCGCTGAAGGCCATCTCCAAAGTTTATGGCCGAGAAATTATTGTAAGAGACCGATCTCGTTTCCACTCTTTCAGGCAGGGAGATTGTTCGTGCAATGATTACTGGTAG
- the LOC127796044 gene encoding uncharacterized protein LOC127796044, translating into MGNCQAIDNATLVIQHPCGRVDKLYWPVTAGEVMKTNPGHYVALLLTTTTTTFSDATNHQPNSNNPNSVRITRIKLLRPTDTLTLGHVYRLITAQEVMRGLWAKKYAKMKKKQSESDKREVVKERPGCDSQIQYRRSEMVQSKQVPKQERNRTRVTASSGNCPASKSRAWQPSLKSISEATS; encoded by the exons ATGGGGAATTGCCAAGCCATTGACAATGCAACTCTGGTGATTCAACACCCATGTGGCAGAGTGGACAAGCTCTACTGGCCTGTCACCGCCGGTGAGGTTATGAAAACCAACCCTGGCCACTATGTCGCCCTCCTcctcaccaccaccaccaccaccttcTCGGATGCCACTAACCACCAACCCAACAGCAACAACCCCAATTCTGTACGCATTACCCGTATTAAGCTTCTCCGGCCGACGGATACCCTGACTCTCGGCCATGTTTACAGGCTCATCACAGCTCAAG AGGTGATGAGAGGATTGTGGGCGAAGAAGTATGctaagatgaagaagaaacagtCGGAATCTGATAAGCGAGAAGTGGTGAAAGAGAGGCCTGGTTGTGATTCTCAGATTCAGTACAGAAGATCTGAGATGGTGCAGAGCAAACAG GTGCCAAAACAAGAAAGGAATCGAACAAGGGTGACCGCATCATCCGGAAACTGCCCTGCTTCCAAATCAAGAGCATGGCAGCCTTCACTGAAGAGCATCTCTGAGGCCACAAGCTAA